The following proteins come from a genomic window of Blattabacterium cuenoti:
- the purH gene encoding bifunctional phosphoribosylaminoimidazolecarboxamide formyltransferase/IMP cyclohydrolase, protein MKRALISVYEKNEKLFDFVSFLDKKGYQIVSTGGTYQYFLKKGVSNLIKVYDLTFFPEILDGRVKTIHPNIYAGILANRSVEQHMKSIHSQNIHLIDMVLVNFYPFFQKMDKNSIDVNSIIEFIDIGGPSMLRAAAKNFLHVTAIIDHNDYEFVQSEIERYGFPSLKLRKKLAGKVFNFTSAYDSAISQYLLDDQFPMYLHSSYKKIMNLRYGENPHQKAAYYVNTIHKGSMRNFFQLHGRSLSFNNLRDMDIAWKVVSQFSEPACCTVKHSTPCGVALGKNIIEAFQKTYYADTISSFGGIMAVNVPITKELAKEINHIFLEVVLSPSYETDVLNILKIKKNIRIISISEPISDQLEYVKIDGGVLVQESDTFFPYERNYKIVTKKKFSYQELQSLFFAQKVVKYVKSNAIVVAKGTQTLGISGGQTNRIWAARQAIERALEKSKEGLVLVSDAFFPFRDVVDESARSGGIRAIFQPGGSIRDEESVKACDDHGIAMAFTGKRHFKH, encoded by the coding sequence ATGAAAAGAGCTTTGATTAGTGTTTATGAGAAAAATGAAAAATTATTTGACTTTGTCAGTTTTTTAGATAAAAAAGGATATCAAATCGTTTCTACTGGAGGGACCTATCAATATTTTTTAAAAAAAGGAGTATCAAACCTCATAAAAGTATATGATTTGACTTTTTTTCCTGAAATTTTAGATGGAAGAGTCAAAACCATTCATCCTAATATATATGCAGGAATTTTAGCCAATCGTTCCGTTGAACAACATATGAAATCCATTCATTCTCAAAATATTCATCTTATTGATATGGTGTTAGTGAATTTTTATCCATTTTTTCAAAAAATGGATAAAAATTCTATAGATGTTAATTCCATAATAGAATTTATTGATATTGGGGGACCATCTATGCTTCGAGCAGCTGCTAAAAATTTTTTACATGTCACCGCTATTATAGATCATAATGATTATGAATTTGTTCAATCTGAAATTGAACGTTATGGATTTCCTTCATTAAAATTGAGAAAAAAATTAGCAGGAAAAGTATTTAATTTTACTTCTGCTTATGATTCTGCTATTTCTCAATATCTTTTAGATGATCAATTTCCCATGTATTTACATTCTTCTTATAAAAAAATAATGAATCTCCGTTATGGAGAAAATCCTCATCAAAAAGCAGCCTATTATGTTAATACTATTCATAAAGGATCAATGCGAAATTTTTTCCAATTGCATGGTAGAAGCCTGTCATTTAATAATTTAAGAGATATGGATATAGCATGGAAGGTGGTTTCTCAATTTTCTGAACCTGCTTGTTGTACCGTCAAACATTCCACCCCTTGTGGAGTTGCGTTAGGAAAAAATATTATTGAAGCATTTCAAAAAACTTATTATGCAGACACTATTTCTTCTTTTGGAGGAATAATGGCGGTTAATGTTCCAATCACAAAAGAATTAGCAAAAGAAATTAATCATATTTTTTTAGAAGTCGTTCTTTCTCCAAGTTACGAAACAGATGTATTGAACATTTTAAAAATCAAAAAAAATATTAGAATTATTAGTATCAGTGAACCTATTTCAGATCAACTAGAATATGTAAAAATAGACGGAGGTGTTTTAGTACAAGAATCAGATACTTTTTTTCCTTATGAAAGGAATTACAAAATAGTTACTAAAAAAAAATTTAGTTATCAAGAACTTCAATCTTTATTTTTTGCTCAAAAAGTGGTAAAATACGTCAAGTCTAATGCAATTGTCGTGGCTAAAGGGACACAAACTTTAGGTATTTCTGGAGGTCAAACTAATAGGATTTGGGCTGCTCGTCAAGCTATAGAAAGAGCTTTAGAAAAAAGTAAGGAGGGATTAGTTCTCGTATCCGATGCTTTTTTTCCTTTTCGAGATGTTGTAGACGAATCGGCTCGTTCTGGTGGAATCCGTGCAATTTTTCAACCAGGAGGATCCATCCGTGATGAAGAATCTGTGAAAGCTTGTGATGATCATGGAATTGCAATGGCTTTTACTGGAAAAAGACATTTTAAACATTAA
- the fbaA gene encoding class II fructose-bisphosphate aldolase codes for MSKKFPSGVATGNLVKEIFEYAKENVFSIPAVNVIGSNTMNAVMETAAEVNSPVIIQLSNGGAIFNAGKGLKNSEKQKSAIQGSIVCAMHIHELASYYQTTVILHTDHCSKSILPWIDGLIEVNEKYYKRFGKTLFSSHMLDLSQESLKENIHICEQYFDRMNKSKMTLEIELGVTGGEEDGIDNSNIENNKLYTQPKEVAYAYERLMKISDNFIIAASFGNVHGVYKPGNVMLRPEILKNTQEYIQNKFHTKTKKPVSLVFHGGSGSTKNEIQKAINYGVVKMNVDTDLQYAFTCGVRDYMNQNKEYLKKQIGNPKGKHIPNKKYYDPRIWLREGEKYFKMILKKYFEFMNNINTL; via the coding sequence ATGTCTAAAAAATTTCCTTCTGGAGTAGCTACTGGTAATCTTGTTAAAGAAATATTCGAATACGCTAAGGAGAACGTTTTTTCTATACCTGCTGTAAACGTTATTGGATCCAATACTATGAATGCAGTTATGGAAACAGCTGCAGAAGTAAATTCTCCTGTTATTATTCAATTATCTAATGGAGGGGCTATTTTTAATGCTGGAAAAGGATTAAAAAATAGTGAAAAACAAAAATCCGCAATTCAAGGTTCTATTGTTTGTGCTATGCATATTCATGAATTAGCCTCATATTATCAAACAACGGTTATTCTTCATACAGATCATTGTTCTAAATCTATTCTTCCATGGATAGATGGATTGATAGAAGTCAATGAAAAATATTATAAACGTTTTGGAAAAACGTTGTTTAGCTCACATATGTTAGATCTTTCTCAAGAATCTTTAAAAGAAAATATTCACATTTGTGAACAGTATTTTGATAGGATGAATAAAAGTAAAATGACTCTTGAAATAGAACTTGGTGTAACGGGAGGAGAAGAGGATGGAATAGACAATTCCAATATTGAAAATAATAAACTTTATACTCAACCCAAAGAGGTTGCTTATGCCTATGAAAGATTAATGAAAATCAGTGATAATTTCATTATAGCGGCTTCTTTTGGAAACGTACATGGAGTTTATAAACCTGGAAATGTTATGCTTCGTCCCGAAATTTTGAAAAATACACAAGAATATATACAAAATAAATTTCATACTAAAACAAAAAAACCAGTGTCTTTAGTTTTTCATGGAGGATCAGGGTCTACTAAAAATGAGATACAAAAAGCTATTAATTACGGAGTTGTGAAAATGAATGTTGATACTGATTTGCAATATGCTTTTACTTGTGGAGTTCGAGATTATATGAATCAAAATAAAGAATACTTAAAAAAACAAATAGGAAATCCAAAAGGAAAACATATTCCTAATAAAAAATATTATGATCCTAGAATATGGTTAAGAGAAGGAGAAAAATATTTTAAAATGATTTTAAAAAAATATTTTGAATTTATGAATAATATTAATACTTTATAA
- a CDS encoding Nif3-like dinuclear metal center hexameric protein — translation MKVFVRDIAYILENLAPLEYAESYDNVGLIVGSFHKEVKKVLITLDLTEEVFYESIKKKCDLIISFHPIIFKSIKNITGKTFSERVIIHALKNDISIYVIHTNLDVVWKGTSSYISKLLQINREKVLISKKKTIKKLITYVPINYAEKVRNALFEAGAGNISNYSHCSYNFDGYGSYMGNKKTKPFIGKKEIFHIEKETCIGVIFPNYKLDIIKKTLFQNHPYEEIAYEIYNLENINPYIGIGFIGTLIKNMNEHDFLSFLKEKMNLSCIRHSNFIEKKIQKVAMIPGSGRFGIESAVKEKADVFISSDFKYHDFLKCEKKILIVDIGHYESEKFIKNLLKSFLYQNFTSISVFESEVHTNPVKYFY, via the coding sequence ATGAAAGTGTTTGTTAGAGACATCGCTTATATATTGGAAAATCTAGCTCCTCTAGAATATGCAGAGTCTTATGATAACGTTGGATTAATAGTAGGATCATTTCATAAAGAAGTAAAAAAGGTATTGATCACTTTAGATCTCACTGAAGAGGTTTTTTATGAATCTATAAAAAAGAAATGCGATTTGATAATTTCTTTTCATCCTATCATTTTTAAATCTATTAAGAATATAACTGGAAAAACATTTTCAGAAAGAGTCATAATTCATGCGTTAAAAAATGATATATCTATTTATGTCATTCACACAAATTTAGATGTAGTATGGAAAGGTACTTCTTCTTATATATCCAAATTATTACAAATTAACAGAGAAAAAGTTCTTATTTCAAAAAAAAAAACTATAAAAAAATTAATAACTTATGTTCCAATTAATTATGCTGAAAAAGTAAGAAATGCTTTATTTGAAGCAGGAGCTGGAAATATTTCTAATTACAGTCATTGTAGTTATAATTTTGACGGATATGGAAGTTATATGGGGAATAAAAAAACCAAACCTTTTATTGGAAAAAAAGAAATTTTTCATATAGAAAAGGAAACTTGTATTGGTGTTATTTTTCCTAATTATAAATTAGATATCATAAAAAAGACGCTATTTCAAAATCATCCTTATGAAGAAATAGCTTACGAAATTTACAACCTTGAAAATATTAATCCTTATATAGGAATAGGTTTTATAGGAACCCTTATAAAAAACATGAATGAACATGATTTTCTTTCTTTTCTAAAAGAAAAAATGAATCTTTCTTGTATTCGACATTCTAATTTTATAGAAAAAAAAATTCAAAAAGTTGCTATGATTCCAGGTTCAGGACGTTTCGGAATCGAATCTGCTGTAAAAGAAAAAGCGGATGTTTTTATTTCCTCTGATTTTAAATATCATGATTTTTTGAAATGTGAAAAAAAAATATTAATTGTGGATATAGGACATTATGAATCTGAAAAATTTATTAAAAATTTACTGAAATCTTTTTTATATCAAAATTTTACTTCTATTTCTGTTTTTGAATCAGAAGTTCATACTAATCCAGTTAAATATTTTTATTAA
- the lipA gene encoding lipoyl synthase produces MNVFQKKPKWIKVKLPMSKNYHELQKLVSLHKLNTICQSGSCPNIGECWDKGVATFMILGNICTRSCRFCGVKTGRPNKIDWKEPEKVAKSIKILKIKHAVLTSVNRDDLRDMGCSIWIHTIQKIRYFNPNITIEALIPDFKGEKKIIDKIIDIKPEVISHNVETVSRLTKKVRIQAKYNRSLEVLQYIKERNRNIRTKTGIMLGLGEKEEEIIETMKDIIKSKVDILTMGQYLQPSLKHYPVRFFVFPEQFQKLKKIGLKMGFKYVESGPLVRSSYHAEKHIK; encoded by the coding sequence ATGAATGTTTTTCAAAAAAAACCAAAGTGGATAAAAGTAAAATTACCAATGAGTAAAAATTATCATGAATTGCAAAAATTAGTTTCTTTGCATAAACTGAATACAATTTGTCAAAGTGGAAGTTGTCCCAATATAGGAGAATGCTGGGATAAAGGAGTGGCTACTTTCATGATATTAGGAAATATTTGTACAAGATCTTGTAGATTTTGTGGAGTGAAAACAGGACGTCCTAATAAAATAGATTGGAAAGAACCAGAAAAAGTAGCAAAATCTATAAAAATACTAAAAATAAAACATGCTGTATTAACTTCTGTTAATCGAGATGATTTACGGGATATGGGTTGTTCTATATGGATTCATACTATACAAAAAATACGATATTTTAATCCGAATATTACAATAGAAGCTTTAATTCCAGATTTTAAAGGAGAAAAAAAAATAATAGATAAAATAATTGATATTAAGCCAGAAGTGATTTCACATAATGTAGAAACAGTTTCCAGATTAACAAAAAAAGTTCGTATTCAAGCTAAATATAATCGTAGTCTTGAAGTTTTACAATATATAAAAGAAAGAAATCGAAATATACGTACAAAAACAGGAATCATGTTAGGATTAGGAGAAAAAGAAGAAGAAATAATAGAAACCATGAAAGACATTATAAAATCTAAAGTAGATATTCTGACAATGGGACAATATTTACAACCTTCCTTAAAACATTATCCTGTTCGTTTTTTTGTTTTTCCAGAACAATTTCAAAAATTGAAAAAAATCGGATTAAAAATGGGATTTAAATATGTAGAAAGTGGACCATTAGTTAGATCTTCTTATCATGCAGAAAAGCATATAAAATAA
- the accD gene encoding acetyl-CoA carboxylase, carboxyltransferase subunit beta has protein sequence MAWFLRKKKNIITSINDRKDLPKGIWYRTSSGKIIDTEELKKNDYVSTEDGYHVRIHSKEYFEILFDHGEFLEMNVKMISKDPMKWKDYKKYTDRIQETRKKTNLYDAIRTGVGKIQTINVVISCMDFSFIGGSMGSVVGEKISRAIKYCIDKKYPYILISKSGGARIMESSFSLMQMAKTIARLTQLRDAKIPYISVLTDPTTGGVTASYSLLGDINIAEPGAMIGFAGPRVIREIIGKDLPKGFQTAEFLMDHGFIDLISPRTELKKNIYNLVSMMI, from the coding sequence ATGGCTTGGTTTTTAAGAAAAAAAAAGAATATTATAACATCTATAAACGATAGGAAGGATTTACCAAAAGGTATTTGGTATAGAACTTCTAGCGGAAAAATTATAGATACAGAAGAGTTAAAAAAAAATGATTATGTTAGTACAGAAGATGGATATCATGTAAGAATTCATAGTAAAGAATATTTTGAAATTCTTTTTGATCATGGTGAATTTTTAGAAATGAATGTAAAAATGATAAGTAAAGATCCTATGAAATGGAAAGATTATAAAAAATACACAGATAGAATTCAAGAAACACGAAAAAAAACAAATTTATATGATGCTATTAGAACAGGGGTTGGAAAAATTCAAACTATAAATGTAGTGATATCTTGTATGGATTTTTCATTTATAGGAGGATCCATGGGATCCGTAGTAGGAGAAAAAATATCTAGAGCTATCAAATATTGTATTGACAAAAAATATCCATATATTTTAATTTCTAAATCGGGAGGAGCAAGAATAATGGAGTCCTCTTTTTCATTAATGCAAATGGCTAAAACTATAGCTAGACTCACTCAATTACGTGATGCTAAAATTCCTTATATTTCTGTTTTGACTGATCCAACAACGGGAGGTGTTACGGCTTCTTATTCTTTACTTGGAGATATAAATATAGCTGAACCAGGAGCTATGATTGGATTTGCTGGACCTAGAGTAATTAGAGAAATAATCGGAAAAGATCTTCCAAAAGGATTTCAAACCGCAGAATTTTTAATGGATCATGGTTTTATAGATTTAATTTCTCCTAGAACAGAATTAAAAAAAAATATATATAATCTAGTTTCTATGATGATATGA
- a CDS encoding UvrD-helicase domain-containing protein, translating into MLVLPSTLKIYNASAGSGKTTLLVINYLYILLKSPYPDEYKRILALTFTKKASEEMKNRILQCIKEFSNKKVKKEYCYLFNYITKNLSLTKHQLYQRSEKILFSILHDFHSFSRNISTIDKFTYNIIRSFFSEKEIHLEMDTDRFLFKIVENILYKLKNTEKWSNVLIQSSLDKLKRGKNWNLRKELFKIAHVMVEENNFFPIKKMKNFSLENFLQLKSTLIKRTKEFEKKCKKKGEKFFQLLENTVIQEHSFIHLDLPRFFRKFKNGNIFFNPFHERIEKNIQKGIFYSKFFSDMNQKILIEKNQKKIFLLYEKTKSIYKQNIFNYLLDKLFLKNISLLSIIHEIEKEIHSIKNEKKIILNAELNKILYEKIVEGTFPNIYEKIGIQYKHYFIDEFQDISFLQWKNIKILVENALSENGSAMIVGDPKQSIYRWRGGDSKQFIELIYSKSNYYKKDIKTIERNFRSYEEIVKFNNLLYQSISKIFHSTIYQDIYTNYKQKIDKKYGGYVEINFLNDSKNYKEHIYSNIKKKIEKLLKQKYILSDIAILVRNNEEGHFLSEKLVKDGIIVNTSVSLLIKNHLEIQIIINFFYIIAYPHCYQKRVLLIFLLLKNKFIRTKRNDHDFIIKILFLPLDLFLKQILFKKNSLTLKKLYNQSIYNISEKIIESFGLLNKRNSTYIYSFLDFVYRSIKRVGNSVIDFLDYWEFQKEKESIVISDHINAIRIMTIHKSKGLQFPVVLIPFTNWSLFSNKEKEKVWINVNPHLYNGLNPIFLEKIEPYFKYIKHDNNIRNFYEDYLSNIKFDNINLLYVATTRSIEQLILFSKLGNDKSVSFYIKNFLCEKKMWNEKKFQYCFGKEKKIIKNS; encoded by the coding sequence ATGCTAGTTTTACCGTCTACATTAAAAATATACAATGCTTCAGCTGGTTCTGGAAAAACTACTCTTTTAGTTATCAATTATCTTTATATTTTATTAAAAAGTCCTTATCCTGACGAATATAAAAGAATTTTAGCCTTAACTTTTACTAAAAAAGCTTCTGAAGAAATGAAAAATCGCATTTTACAATGCATAAAAGAATTTTCAAACAAAAAAGTTAAAAAAGAATATTGTTATTTGTTTAATTATATCACAAAAAATTTAAGTTTAACAAAACATCAATTGTATCAACGTTCTGAAAAAATATTATTTTCTATATTACACGATTTTCATTCTTTTTCTAGAAATATAAGTACAATAGATAAGTTTACTTATAATATTATAAGATCTTTTTTTTCAGAAAAAGAAATCCATTTAGAAATGGATACAGATCGATTTTTATTTAAAATTGTAGAAAATATATTATATAAATTAAAAAATACTGAAAAATGGTCAAATGTTTTAATTCAATCTTCTTTAGATAAACTAAAAAGAGGAAAAAATTGGAATTTGAGAAAAGAATTATTTAAAATAGCTCATGTAATGGTTGAAGAAAATAATTTTTTTCCTATAAAAAAAATGAAAAATTTTTCTTTAGAAAATTTTTTGCAGTTAAAAAGTACTCTAATTAAAAGAACTAAAGAATTTGAAAAAAAATGTAAAAAAAAAGGAGAAAAATTTTTCCAACTTTTAGAAAATACTGTTATTCAAGAACATTCATTTATTCATTTAGATTTACCAAGATTCTTTCGAAAGTTTAAAAATGGAAATATATTTTTTAATCCTTTTCATGAACGTATTGAAAAAAATATTCAAAAAGGAATATTCTATTCTAAATTTTTTTCTGATATGAATCAGAAAATACTAATAGAAAAAAATCAAAAAAAAATATTCCTATTATATGAAAAGACAAAATCTATATATAAACAAAATATATTCAATTATCTTTTGGATAAACTTTTTTTAAAAAACATAAGCTTATTATCAATAATACATGAAATCGAAAAAGAGATTCATTCTATAAAAAATGAAAAAAAAATTATTTTAAATGCAGAATTAAATAAAATTCTTTATGAAAAAATTGTTGAAGGAACATTTCCAAATATATATGAAAAAATAGGCATACAATATAAACATTATTTCATAGATGAATTTCAAGATATTTCATTTTTACAATGGAAAAATATTAAAATTTTAGTTGAAAATGCATTATCTGAAAACGGATCCGCTATGATAGTAGGAGATCCCAAACAATCTATATATAGATGGAGAGGCGGTGATTCTAAACAATTTATAGAATTAATCTACTCTAAATCAAATTATTATAAAAAAGACATAAAAACTATAGAAAGAAATTTTCGTAGTTATGAAGAAATTGTAAAATTTAATAATTTACTTTATCAATCTATATCTAAAATATTTCATTCTACCATTTACCAAGATATATATACAAATTACAAACAAAAAATAGACAAAAAATATGGTGGATATGTAGAAATAAATTTTCTTAATGATTCTAAAAATTACAAGGAACATATTTATTCAAACATAAAAAAGAAAATAGAAAAATTATTGAAACAAAAATATATATTATCAGATATTGCGATTTTAGTCAGAAACAATGAAGAAGGTCATTTTTTGTCTGAAAAATTAGTGAAAGATGGTATTATTGTAAATACTTCTGTTTCTTTACTAATAAAAAATCATTTGGAAATCCAAATTATCATAAATTTTTTTTACATTATTGCTTATCCTCATTGTTACCAAAAAAGAGTTCTTTTAATTTTTTTATTGTTAAAAAATAAATTCATTCGTACTAAAAGGAATGATCATGATTTCATTATAAAAATACTTTTTCTACCTTTGGATCTATTCTTAAAACAGATTCTGTTTAAAAAAAATTCATTAACATTAAAAAAGTTATATAATCAATCTATATACAACATATCAGAAAAAATTATTGAATCTTTTGGATTATTAAATAAACGAAATTCTACATATATCTATTCTTTTTTAGATTTTGTTTATAGATCTATAAAAAGGGTAGGAAATTCTGTTATAGATTTTTTAGATTATTGGGAATTTCAAAAAGAAAAGGAAAGTATTGTGATTTCGGATCACATTAATGCTATTCGTATTATGACTATTCATAAATCTAAAGGATTGCAATTTCCTGTAGTCCTTATTCCTTTCACTAATTGGAGTCTTTTTTCTAATAAAGAAAAAGAAAAAGTATGGATCAATGTGAATCCTCATTTATATAATGGATTAAACCCTATTTTTTTAGAAAAAATAGAACCATATTTTAAATATATAAAACATGATAATAATATCCGAAATTTTTATGAAGATTATTTATCAAACATTAAATTTGACAACATTAATTTATTATATGTAGCTACTACTCGTTCTATTGAACAACTCATTTTATTTTCAAAACTTGGAAATGATAAATCCGTATCATTTTACATCAAAAATTTTTTGTGTGAAAAAAAAATGTGGAATGAAAAAAAATTTCAGTATTGTTTTGGAAAAGAAAAAAAAATTATTAAAAATTCTTAA
- the guaA gene encoding glutamine-hydrolyzing GMP synthase: MKKDFILILDFGSQYSHIIARKIRDIGVYTLLYHYKDISIFHVISKQKPKGIILSGGPFSVYEKGSPLISKNIFYLNIPIFGICYGMQLISFLFGGKIKKSKSKEYGKSYLIINHPNNNLFYGVPNKSVVWMSHFDEVKNIPKEFQVIGSTSSCEIAAFSHLNKDIYAVQFHPEVKNTEYGISILKNFVSHICKCNLNWKFNNFVKNTIENIKKRVNKKKVILGFSGGVDSFVTAYIIHKAIGNSLNCIFVDTGLLLETEKEKIFFLCKKMHFSIKIIDAKNQFLSKLIGVIDPEVKRKVIGREFLSIFQQESKNIKNVEFLAQGTIYSDVIESSVFSKYSSESIKSHHNVGGLPKTFMKLKLIEPLKELFKDEVRKIGEKLGLPKEILYRHPFPGPGLGIRIIGEINEKKISILKQAENILLQELKNFNIYDSVSQAFIILLPVKSVGIKGDKRTYEYAAILRVTNTEDFMTATFSHLSYDFLEKVSNRITNEVDGINRIAYDITSKPPSTIEWE; encoded by the coding sequence ATGAAAAAAGATTTTATACTCATATTAGATTTTGGATCTCAATATAGTCATATCATTGCTAGAAAAATTCGAGACATAGGAGTCTATACTTTATTATATCATTATAAAGATATTTCTATATTTCATGTAATTTCTAAACAAAAACCTAAAGGGATTATTCTGTCAGGAGGTCCTTTTTCTGTTTATGAAAAAGGTTCTCCATTAATATCCAAAAATATTTTTTATCTAAATATTCCCATATTCGGAATTTGTTATGGAATGCAACTTATTTCTTTTCTTTTTGGAGGAAAAATAAAAAAATCAAAATCCAAAGAATATGGAAAATCCTATTTGATCATAAATCATCCTAATAATAATCTATTTTATGGAGTTCCCAATAAATCTGTTGTTTGGATGAGTCATTTTGATGAAGTCAAAAATATTCCAAAAGAGTTTCAAGTCATTGGATCTACATCATCTTGTGAGATTGCCGCTTTTAGTCATCTTAACAAAGATATTTACGCCGTTCAATTTCATCCAGAAGTAAAAAATACAGAATATGGAATATCTATATTGAAAAATTTTGTTTCTCACATTTGTAAATGTAATTTGAATTGGAAATTCAATAATTTTGTGAAAAATACGATAGAGAATATTAAAAAACGTGTAAATAAAAAAAAAGTTATACTAGGTTTTTCTGGAGGAGTCGATTCTTTTGTTACTGCTTACATTATTCATAAAGCGATTGGTAATTCTTTGAATTGTATTTTCGTAGATACAGGATTATTGCTAGAAACTGAAAAAGAAAAAATATTTTTTTTATGCAAAAAAATGCATTTTTCTATAAAAATAATAGATGCTAAAAATCAGTTTTTGTCTAAACTAATTGGAGTTATAGATCCTGAAGTAAAAAGGAAAGTGATAGGAAGGGAATTCCTTTCTATTTTTCAACAAGAATCAAAAAACATTAAAAATGTTGAATTTTTAGCACAAGGCACTATTTATTCCGATGTTATTGAATCTTCTGTTTTTTCGAAATACTCAAGTGAGTCTATCAAATCCCATCATAATGTAGGAGGATTACCAAAAACATTCATGAAATTAAAACTCATTGAACCATTAAAAGAATTATTTAAAGATGAAGTCAGGAAAATAGGAGAAAAATTGGGCCTTCCAAAAGAAATTCTATATCGTCATCCATTTCCTGGTCCTGGATTAGGAATTCGTATTATTGGAGAAATCAATGAAAAAAAAATTTCTATTTTAAAACAAGCAGAAAATATTCTTTTACAAGAATTAAAAAATTTTAATATATACGATTCTGTAAGTCAGGCTTTTATTATTTTATTACCTGTAAAATCTGTAGGAATCAAAGGGGATAAACGAACATATGAATATGCAGCGATATTGCGTGTCACGAACACCGAAGATTTTATGACTGCTACTTTTTCACATTTATCTTACGATTTTTTAGAAAAAGTTTCAAATAGAATTACTAATGAAGTTGATGGAATTAATAGAATCGCATACGATATAACCTCTAAACCTCCATCTACTATTGAATGGGAATGA
- the purD gene encoding phosphoribosylamine--glycine ligase: MKILILGGGGREHAMGKKLLEDDHSIHLYFYPGNGGTSTIGKNIENQYTVLDLGFFAKKNAIDITIVGSEFFLLEGIVDIFQNLGLKIVGPHYLAAKLEGNRIFAKSFMKKYGIRTPKYNIFSCYEKAINFLKKNTNSIAIKTNGIAAGKGVILSHNQNDAIKALKNIMIKKKFGKSGNQIIIEEFLQGKESSIISLFNGKNIIPFLSAKDYKKIVENETGLNTGGMGCIVPNPYMTNSIWIDFKKNILVPTLEGLIMEKLTFFGFLYFGLMISDNKVYLLEYNTRIGDPEAQTLFPLMKSNFLNIIQSSFQHKEISIDWKKLCSCCVVLSSRGYPEKYESGKIIEGVNSLKEPFYIAGAEVKQKKWITSSGRVLNIVGIGNTIQEARIKAYEKVQKIKFENLYFRKDIGL, from the coding sequence ATGAAAATTTTAATTCTTGGAGGCGGAGGACGTGAACATGCTATGGGAAAAAAATTATTGGAAGATGATCATTCCATTCATCTTTATTTTTATCCTGGAAATGGAGGAACAAGTACAATAGGAAAAAATATTGAAAATCAATATACGGTATTGGATTTAGGTTTTTTTGCTAAAAAAAATGCAATAGATATAACTATTGTAGGATCCGAATTTTTTTTATTAGAAGGAATTGTAGACATTTTTCAAAATTTGGGATTAAAAATAGTTGGACCACACTATTTAGCTGCTAAACTTGAGGGAAATAGAATTTTTGCTAAATCCTTTATGAAAAAATATGGAATTCGTACTCCTAAGTATAATATATTTTCTTGCTATGAAAAAGCTATAAATTTTTTGAAAAAGAATACAAATTCTATAGCTATTAAAACTAATGGAATAGCTGCAGGAAAAGGAGTCATTTTATCTCATAATCAAAATGATGCGATAAAAGCTTTAAAAAATATTATGATAAAAAAAAAATTTGGAAAATCTGGAAATCAAATTATCATAGAAGAATTTTTGCAAGGAAAAGAATCTTCTATCATATCTCTTTTCAATGGAAAAAACATTATTCCTTTCTTATCGGCTAAAGATTATAAAAAAATAGTAGAAAATGAAACAGGATTGAATACAGGAGGAATGGGATGCATTGTTCCCAATCCATATATGACAAATTCTATTTGGATCGATTTTAAAAAAAATATTTTAGTACCTACTTTAGAAGGATTAATAATGGAAAAATTAACTTTTTTTGGATTTCTCTATTTTGGATTGATGATTTCTGATAATAAAGTTTATTTATTAGAATACAATACTCGGATCGGAGATCCGGAAGCTCAAACTTTATTCCCATTAATGAAAAGTAATTTTTTAAATATCATTCAATCTTCTTTTCAACATAAAGAAATATCTATAGATTGGAAAAAATTATGTTCTTGTTGTGTCGTTTTATCATCTAGAGGATATCCTGAAAAATATGAAAGTGGAAAAATTATAGAAGGAGTAAATTCTTTAAAAGAACCTTTTTATATTGCTGGAGCAGAAGTAAAACAAAAAAAATGGATAACATCAAGTGGACGAGTTCTCAATATAGTAGGAATAGGAAATACTATTCAGGAAGCCAGAATAAAAGCTTATGAAAAGGTACAAAAAATTAAATTTGAAAATTTATATTTTAGAAAAGATATTGGTTTATAA